One Streptomyces sp. NBC_00554 DNA segment encodes these proteins:
- a CDS encoding SDR family oxidoreductase, translated as MSGIDGKVVAITGASGGIGEATALLLAERGARLVLGARRTERLEELVARIEKAGGEAVQIRTDVTRREDLHALVAVARERFGRLDVLVSNAGLGTISPLDDLRVDEWDRMVDVNVKGVLHGIGAALPVFREQGTGHFVTVASTAAFRVAPAMAVYAGTKVAVRAICEGLRQESGGSMRVTTVSPGVTATDFAEASTNSEVRADITKMRDDIAIPPEAIARAIAFAIEQPDTVDVNEIVVRPAAQS; from the coding sequence ATGTCGGGAATCGACGGCAAGGTAGTGGCGATCACAGGGGCCAGCGGCGGCATCGGTGAGGCGACCGCGCTGCTGCTCGCCGAACGCGGCGCGCGACTCGTCCTCGGCGCACGCCGGACCGAGCGGCTGGAGGAACTGGTCGCCCGGATCGAGAAGGCGGGCGGCGAGGCCGTGCAGATCCGCACCGATGTGACCCGACGGGAGGACCTGCACGCCCTGGTCGCGGTCGCCCGTGAGCGCTTCGGCCGCCTCGACGTACTCGTCAGCAATGCCGGGCTCGGCACGATCTCGCCCCTCGACGATCTGCGCGTCGACGAATGGGACCGGATGGTCGACGTCAACGTGAAGGGTGTGCTGCACGGAATCGGTGCCGCGCTGCCGGTCTTCCGGGAGCAGGGCACGGGCCACTTCGTCACCGTCGCCTCCACGGCCGCGTTTCGCGTCGCGCCGGCCATGGCTGTCTACGCCGGTACGAAGGTCGCGGTCCGGGCCATCTGCGAAGGTCTGCGTCAGGAGTCGGGCGGCTCCATGCGGGTGACCACCGTCTCGCCCGGGGTGACCGCGACCGACTTCGCCGAGGCGTCGACCAACAGCGAGGTCCGCGCCGACATCACGAAGATGCGGGACGACATCGCGATCCCGCCGGAAGCGATCGCCCGGGCCATCGCCTTCGCCATCGAACAGCCCGACACCGTGGACGTGAACGAGATCGTCGTACGCCCCGCCGCCCAGAGCTGA
- a CDS encoding helix-turn-helix transcriptional regulator — protein sequence MPKQPDRRQELAAFLRSRRERVTPDEVGLPGTGRRRTPGLRREELALLAGISATWYTYLEQGREIRASEQVFESLASVLRLNRHERGHLLQLAGHAPPAEAEASEPLTPEVAAVPLLLQPHPAYIIDGNYDVLSHNQAADQLFPNLITEDDSPANFVRWVFLEPVARDVLVDWEPEARGLLARLRTLAGRHPTDPRFTRLIEELHEGSPQARAWWAQYEVQPRHSGRKRLRHPGREPVDYAYTAFHLAEQPEQTLVIYLAGGTEPAEGTRASAAAALMGTVHPSA from the coding sequence ATGCCGAAACAGCCGGACCGCCGTCAGGAACTGGCCGCGTTCCTACGCAGCCGCAGAGAGCGCGTCACTCCGGACGAGGTCGGCCTGCCGGGGACCGGTCGCCGCCGGACGCCGGGGCTGCGGCGGGAGGAACTCGCCCTGCTCGCCGGGATCAGCGCCACCTGGTACACGTACCTGGAGCAAGGGCGGGAGATCCGCGCCTCGGAGCAGGTATTCGAGTCCCTCGCCTCGGTACTGCGGCTGAACCGGCACGAGCGCGGGCATCTGCTCCAGCTCGCCGGTCACGCACCACCGGCGGAAGCCGAGGCATCCGAACCCCTCACACCCGAAGTGGCGGCCGTCCCGCTCCTGTTGCAGCCGCACCCCGCGTACATCATCGACGGCAACTACGACGTCCTCAGCCACAACCAGGCCGCCGACCAGCTGTTCCCGAACCTCATCACCGAGGACGACAGCCCGGCGAACTTCGTCCGCTGGGTCTTCCTCGAGCCCGTCGCCCGGGATGTGCTGGTCGACTGGGAGCCGGAGGCCCGAGGTCTGCTCGCCCGGCTCCGGACACTGGCCGGACGCCATCCCACCGACCCGCGCTTCACCCGGCTGATCGAAGAGTTGCACGAGGGCAGCCCGCAAGCACGGGCCTGGTGGGCCCAGTACGAGGTGCAGCCCCGGCACAGCGGACGGAAACGGCTACGGCACCCGGGCCGCGAACCGGTCGACTACGCCTACACCGCCTTCCACCTGGCCGAACAGCCGGAACAGACCCTCGTGATCTATCTCGCCGGCGGCACTGAACCGGCCGAAGGAACGCGGGCGAGTGCGGCGGCGGCGCTGATGGGTACCGTCCACCCGTCTGCGTAG
- a CDS encoding helix-turn-helix domain-containing protein, whose product MTDREAHCYELVADCRLRAATDLFAHTWDPVVLAALRTGPRRRRALRTEIGGISDKVLTDTLHRLLAAGLVDRHAHAEAPPRVEYGLTSLGQSLVEGPMTALGRWAVEHGDELLEAQESAARTPG is encoded by the coding sequence ATGACTGATCGCGAAGCCCACTGCTACGAGTTGGTCGCCGACTGCCGTCTGCGTGCGGCCACCGATCTCTTCGCCCACACCTGGGATCCCGTTGTGCTGGCGGCTCTTCGCACGGGACCGCGCCGACGCCGCGCACTGCGTACCGAGATCGGCGGCATCAGCGACAAGGTCCTGACCGATACCTTGCACCGCTTGCTCGCCGCCGGCCTGGTCGACCGTCACGCACACGCCGAGGCGCCACCTCGTGTCGAGTACGGCCTGACCAGTCTGGGACAGAGCCTCGTCGAGGGCCCGATGACGGCGCTCGGACGCTGGGCCGTCGAGCACGGCGACGAGCTTCTCGAAGCCCAGGAAAGCGCGGCACGGACGCCTGGATGA
- a CDS encoding NADPH-dependent F420 reductase — translation MRIGILGTGTLAAALGEGWARAGHEVAIGGRSQLKAEKLAERLGHGVLAVAPREVAIGRDAVLLAVSWDGVEDMLRSAGAPDGVLEGTPLIDPTNAVAHGVGTLLTEPGESMAGRIAELAPGAHVVKAFHLFPADQWTSSPDPDRTRVTVAMCGDDTAALHTVGELVRGVGGTPAVLGTLDRAHQLEEVAGFVIGLAFAGFDPNSAVPCVASLPAVS, via the coding sequence ATGCGAATCGGGATCCTGGGAACGGGGACACTGGCGGCGGCCCTGGGCGAGGGCTGGGCGCGTGCGGGGCACGAGGTGGCGATCGGCGGACGGTCGCAGCTCAAGGCGGAGAAGCTTGCCGAGCGGCTGGGCCACGGAGTGCTCGCCGTCGCGCCACGCGAGGTGGCCATCGGGCGCGATGCCGTACTGCTCGCCGTGTCATGGGACGGCGTCGAGGACATGCTGCGATCGGCGGGTGCGCCTGACGGCGTCCTCGAGGGGACGCCGTTGATCGATCCCACGAACGCCGTCGCACACGGTGTCGGCACTCTGCTCACCGAACCCGGCGAGTCGATGGCGGGGCGGATCGCCGAACTCGCCCCAGGCGCCCACGTCGTGAAGGCGTTCCACCTCTTTCCCGCCGACCAGTGGACGAGCTCTCCCGACCCTGACCGAACCCGCGTGACCGTCGCGATGTGCGGCGACGATACGGCGGCACTCCACACCGTCGGCGAACTGGTGCGTGGCGTCGGCGGGACACCGGCGGTACTCGGGACGCTGGACCGCGCCCACCAGCTGGAAGAGGTGGCGGGCTTCGTCATCGGGCTGGCGTTCGCGGGCTTCGACCCCAACTCCGCGGTCCCTTGCGTCGCTTCATTGCCTGCGGTGTCCTGA
- a CDS encoding LLM class flavin-dependent oxidoreductase: MITVPLSALEVAMVQTGARAEDTLRDTTEFARRLEDLGYGRLWYAEHHHSPAIGAFPPVVLTAHAAALTSSIRLGSGGVLAPNHAPIMLAEQFGTLAALHAGRIDLGIGRGPGTFDDSTARALRRGAGPTTDAEYRDDVSSILRFLVDEIALDPLPEPWLLSSSTAGAALAAELGLPIAFAHHIRPDNTLAALSHYRERFSPSRWCERPRVLLCVETVCAETEEEAARLAGPMDVVKAALLKGQGDITFPTPEEATTHPFTAEEARTLAGFRAHQALGSPETVVKQLATLVDVTGADELMLVTPVYVLADRLRSYELVKQRVMMPTAP; the protein is encoded by the coding sequence ATGATCACTGTTCCGCTCAGCGCGCTCGAGGTGGCCATGGTCCAGACGGGCGCCCGCGCGGAAGACACGCTACGAGACACCACCGAGTTCGCCCGACGCCTGGAGGATCTCGGTTACGGGCGGCTCTGGTACGCCGAGCATCACCACTCTCCGGCCATCGGAGCGTTCCCGCCCGTCGTACTGACCGCCCACGCGGCCGCGTTGACGTCGTCCATCCGGCTCGGCTCCGGGGGCGTGCTCGCGCCGAACCACGCCCCGATCATGCTGGCGGAGCAATTCGGCACGCTGGCCGCACTGCACGCCGGCCGGATCGACCTGGGCATCGGCCGTGGCCCGGGCACCTTCGACGACTCCACGGCGCGGGCGCTGCGCCGTGGGGCAGGTCCGACAACGGACGCCGAGTACCGCGACGACGTGTCGTCGATTCTGCGTTTCCTGGTGGACGAGATCGCGCTCGACCCGCTCCCGGAGCCGTGGCTGCTGTCCTCCAGCACCGCGGGCGCCGCGCTCGCCGCGGAACTCGGACTGCCGATCGCCTTCGCCCATCACATCCGGCCCGACAACACCCTTGCCGCGCTCAGCCACTACCGCGAGCGTTTCTCCCCCTCCCGCTGGTGCGAGCGCCCACGCGTGCTGCTCTGCGTGGAAACGGTCTGCGCCGAGACAGAGGAAGAGGCCGCCCGGCTCGCCGGCCCGATGGATGTCGTCAAGGCCGCACTCCTCAAGGGACAGGGCGACATCACCTTCCCCACGCCCGAAGAGGCAACCACCCACCCGTTCACCGCGGAAGAAGCGCGGACGCTGGCGGGCTTCCGTGCCCACCAGGCACTCGGTTCACCCGAAACCGTCGTGAAACAGCTGGCGACCCTGGTGGACGTGACCGGCGCGGACGAACTCATGCTGGTGACACCCGTCTACGTGCTGGCCGACCGATTGAGGTCGTACGAACTCGTCAAGCAGCGCGTCATGATGCCGACGGCGCCTTAG
- a CDS encoding VOC family protein → MPLDLFAGIPVTDYTAALAWYERLLGSPPAFLPNDTEAVWELAEHRYVYIEHRPEQAGNAMHTVLVDDLDTRVAEIADRGLRPTSRETYPEGMRKITFHDPDGNEFGFGGASH, encoded by the coding sequence ATGCCCCTCGATCTCTTCGCAGGCATCCCGGTCACCGACTACACGGCGGCACTGGCCTGGTACGAACGGCTCCTCGGCTCCCCGCCGGCGTTCTTGCCGAACGACACGGAAGCCGTCTGGGAACTCGCGGAACATCGGTACGTGTACATCGAGCATCGCCCCGAGCAGGCCGGCAACGCCATGCACACCGTCCTCGTCGACGACCTCGACACCCGCGTCGCCGAGATCGCCGACCGTGGACTGAGGCCCACGAGCCGCGAGACCTACCCGGAAGGCATGCGCAAGATCACCTTCCACGACCCGGACGGCAACGAGTTCGGATTCGGCGGCGCTTCACACTGA
- a CDS encoding ArgE/DapE family deacylase, whose amino-acid sequence MTTDVPSAELSAQEAAALAAIDEGAIARTLLELIAIPSVTGTPAESEAQHHLAGLLGRLGLDVDLWSMDLPALLAHPGFPGSEAPRDEAWGLVGVTEDGGDGPTLILQGHVDVVPPGDPAGWDGDPFVPRVVGDTVHGRGACDMKAGLVAHLAALAAIRASGVRLRGRLAAHFVVGEEDGGLGAFGTLQRGHTGDACIITEPTGSSLITANAGALTFRIAVPGLAAHASSRDAGVSAIDAYLPVHRALAALEAERNTDPDPLMAEYRIPYALSVGTVRSGDWASSVPDLLVAEGRFGVRLDEDPAAARAALESCVAEACAADPWLRDHPAKVTWPGGQFASGRLPLGHPLRDVVRGAAHAVAGGAPAPHEHGAPYGSDLRLYAAAGIPTLQFGPGDIRVAHSSQERVSVSEIVHVTRALIVSALRTVGTK is encoded by the coding sequence ATGACCACCGACGTGCCCAGTGCCGAGTTGAGTGCGCAGGAGGCGGCCGCCCTGGCCGCGATCGACGAGGGGGCCATCGCCCGGACCCTTCTCGAGCTGATCGCCATCCCGAGCGTGACGGGGACCCCGGCGGAATCCGAGGCGCAGCACCACCTGGCAGGGCTGCTGGGCCGACTAGGGCTGGACGTCGACCTGTGGTCCATGGACCTGCCCGCACTGCTGGCACACCCCGGCTTCCCCGGGTCGGAGGCCCCCCGGGACGAGGCGTGGGGCCTTGTCGGGGTCACGGAGGACGGCGGTGACGGGCCGACGCTGATCCTTCAGGGCCATGTGGACGTCGTACCGCCCGGTGACCCGGCGGGCTGGGACGGGGACCCGTTCGTGCCGAGGGTGGTCGGGGACACCGTCCATGGCCGGGGTGCGTGCGACATGAAGGCGGGTCTGGTGGCCCACCTCGCCGCGCTTGCCGCGATCCGGGCGAGCGGGGTACGGCTGCGCGGCCGGTTGGCGGCGCACTTCGTGGTGGGCGAGGAGGACGGCGGACTCGGCGCCTTCGGCACGCTCCAGCGCGGCCACACGGGCGACGCCTGCATCATCACCGAGCCGACGGGCAGCTCCCTGATCACGGCCAACGCCGGTGCGCTGACCTTCCGTATCGCCGTGCCCGGTCTTGCCGCCCACGCCAGTTCCCGTGACGCCGGGGTCAGCGCCATCGACGCGTATCTGCCCGTCCACCGCGCGCTGGCCGCCCTGGAGGCCGAGCGGAACACCGACCCGGATCCGCTGATGGCCGAGTACCGCATTCCGTACGCGCTGTCCGTCGGTACGGTCCGCTCGGGCGACTGGGCGAGCAGCGTGCCCGATCTCCTGGTCGCCGAGGGCCGCTTCGGCGTACGCCTGGACGAGGACCCGGCGGCCGCCCGCGCCGCCCTGGAGAGCTGCGTGGCCGAGGCCTGCGCCGCCGACCCGTGGCTGCGCGACCATCCGGCGAAGGTCACCTGGCCCGGGGGCCAGTTCGCCAGCGGGCGCCTGCCGTTGGGGCATCCGCTCCGGGATGTCGTACGTGGGGCGGCGCACGCCGTCGCGGGCGGTGCCCCCGCTCCGCACGAACACGGCGCCCCGTACGGCAGCGACCTGCGGCTCTACGCCGCCGCCGGAATCCCGACCCTGCAGTTCGGCCCGGGCGACATCCGCGTCGCACACAGCTCGCAGGAGCGGGTCTCGGTCTCCGAGATCGTGCACGTGACGCGTGCGTTGATCGTCAGCGCGCTGCGTACGGTCGGTACCAAGTGA
- a CDS encoding DUF3455 domain-containing protein: MKLAKRLILTTTALATVTVGSLLGATVGQAATAQPAHAGVDAPAALKVPEGNRLTGVFSAAGVQTYTCTDGAWKLLEPAATLWAKKDRSHRPVALHSRGPVWVSTVDGSAVNAAAIATSPKTGTIPELLLQSTATRGTGVFAGVSYIQRLDTEGGVAPATACTGTDQTSVPYTATYAFYKPAK, from the coding sequence ATGAAGCTCGCCAAGCGTCTGATCCTCACCACCACAGCTCTCGCCACCGTGACCGTCGGCTCGCTCCTCGGCGCGACGGTCGGCCAGGCGGCAACCGCGCAGCCCGCCCACGCCGGCGTGGACGCCCCTGCCGCGCTGAAGGTCCCGGAAGGCAACAGGCTCACCGGCGTCTTCTCCGCCGCGGGCGTCCAGACCTACACCTGCACCGACGGTGCCTGGAAGCTGCTGGAACCCGCCGCGACCCTCTGGGCCAAGAAGGACCGCTCCCACCGCCCGGTCGCCCTGCACTCCCGCGGCCCCGTCTGGGTGTCCACGGTCGACGGCAGCGCCGTCAACGCCGCCGCCATAGCCACCTCCCCCAAGACCGGCACCATCCCCGAGCTCCTCCTGCAGTCCACCGCCACCCGCGGCACCGGGGTCTTCGCAGGCGTCTCCTACATCCAGCGCCTCGACACCGAGGGCGGCGTCGCCCCCGCCACCGCCTGCACCGGCACCGACCAGACGAGCGTCCCGTACACCGCCACCTACGCGTTCTACAAGCCCGCCAAGTGA